The following are encoded together in the Anoplopoma fimbria isolate UVic2021 breed Golden Eagle Sablefish chromosome 13, Afim_UVic_2022, whole genome shotgun sequence genome:
- the tspan36 gene encoding tetraspanin 36, with product MDCGIFTSKSVLLFLSLVFWVAGAALAYVGAYVIKSYDNFDSFIQDKYTLVPAAIIIGVSVVMFIFGLVGCCATLRESKVGLSFFFLIIMGIFAAEVAALVFSFIYQGKINVDLERSMNDVFMKYDGQGAETKAVDYLQTELQCCGVMNYTSWSNTTWYTSNNNTVPVSCCKNSTQCTRRLDQPDQLNTQGCEVKLDRLLQDVLGYAMLVVLGFAIIKFFGMLSVCVITCKTGSRRSGYQPLYA from the exons ATGGACTGCGGGATTTTCACGTCCAAgtccgtcctcctcttcctcagcttGGTATTTTGG GTTGCAGGAGCGGCGTTGGCCTACGTCGGTGCCTATGTGATCAAGAGCTATGACAACTTTGACAGTTTCATTCAGGACAAGTACACATTGGTCCCAGCAGCTATCATCATTGGCGTCAGTGTGGTGATGTTCATTTTTGGTCTGGTGGGATGCTGCGCCACTCTGCGGGAGTCCAAAGTCGGGCTTAgcttt TTCTTTCTGATCATCATGGGGATCTTTGCAGCTGAAGTGGCTGCTCTGGTATTTAGCTTCATCTACCAAGGCAAG ATAAACGTAGACCTGGAGCGCTCCATGAATGATGTCTTCATGAAGTATGATGGACAAGGCGCTGAGACCAAAGCTGTGGACTACCTGCAGACTGAG TTGCAGTGCTGTGGTGTCATGAATTACACCAGCTGGTCCAACACAACCTGGTAtaccagcaacaacaacaccgtACCTGTGTCCTGCTGCAAAAACAGCACTCAGTGCACTCGCAGACTTGACCAACCGGATCAGCTTAACACACAG GGTTGTGAGGTGAAGCTGGATCGCCTCCTACAGGATGTGTTGGGTTACGCCATGCTGGTCGTCCTGGGCTTCGCCATCATCAAG TTCTTCGGGATGCTGAGCGTTTGTGTGATCACCTGTAAAACCGGCAGCCGGAGGAGCGGCTACCAGCCTCTGTATGCCTGA